Proteins from one Dama dama isolate Ldn47 chromosome 12, ASM3311817v1, whole genome shotgun sequence genomic window:
- the RASL12 gene encoding ras-like protein family member 12 isoform X6: protein MEDTYSSEETVDHQPVHLRVMDTADLDTPRNCERYLNWAHAFLVVYSVDSRQSFEGSSSYLELLALHAKETQRSFPALLLGNKLDMAQYRQVTQAEGAALAGRFGCLFFEVSACLDFEHVQHVFHEAVREARRELEKNSLARPLFISEERAVHHQAPLTARHGLASCTFNTLSTASLKEMPAVAQAKLVTVKSSRAQSKRKAPTLTLLKGFKIF, encoded by the exons AGGACACCTACAGCTCCGAGGAGACCGTGGACCACCAGCCTGTCCACCTGAGGGTCATGGACACTGCAGACCTG GACACCCCCAGGAACTGTGAACGCTACCTGAACTGGGCCCACGCCTTCCTGGTGGTGTACAGCGTCGACAGCCGCCAGAGCTTCGAGGGCAGCAGCAGCTACCTGGAGCTGCTCGCTTTGCATGCGAAGGAGACGCAGCGCAGCTTCCCGGCTCTGCTGCTGGGCAACAAGCTGGACATGGCCCAGTACAG GCAGGTCACCCAGGCTGAGGGCGccgccttggcaggcaggttcgggTGCCTGTTTTTCGAGGTCTCTGCCTGCCTGGACTTTGAGCACGTGCAGCATGTCTTCCACGAGGCGGTACGGGAGGCGCGGCGGGAGCTGGAGAAGAACTCCCTGGCCAGGCCTCTCTTCATCTCGGAGGAGAGAGCTGTGCATCACCAGGCCCCACTCACGGCCCGCCACGGGCTGGCCAGCTGCACCTTCAACACACTTTCTACCGCCAGCCTGAAGGAGATGCCTGCTGTGGCACAGGCCAAGCTGGTCACTGTGAAGTCATCCCGGGCTCAGAGCAAGCGCAAGGCACCCACCCTGACGCTACTGAAGGGCTTCAAGATCTTCTGA
- the RASL12 gene encoding ras-like protein family member 12 isoform X5, with the protein MALTVKFLTRRFISEYDPNLEDTYSSEETVDHQPVHLRVMDTADLDTPRNCERYLNWAHAFLVVYSVDSRQSFEGSSSYLELLALHAKETQRSFPALLLGNKLDMAQYRQVTQAEGAALAGRFGCLFFEVSACLDFEHVQHVFHEAVREARRELEKNSLARPLFISEERAVHHQAPLTARHGLASCTFNTLSTASLKEMPAVAQAKLVTVKSSRAQSKRKAPTLTLLKGFKIF; encoded by the exons AGGACACCTACAGCTCCGAGGAGACCGTGGACCACCAGCCTGTCCACCTGAGGGTCATGGACACTGCAGACCTG GACACCCCCAGGAACTGTGAACGCTACCTGAACTGGGCCCACGCCTTCCTGGTGGTGTACAGCGTCGACAGCCGCCAGAGCTTCGAGGGCAGCAGCAGCTACCTGGAGCTGCTCGCTTTGCATGCGAAGGAGACGCAGCGCAGCTTCCCGGCTCTGCTGCTGGGCAACAAGCTGGACATGGCCCAGTACAG GCAGGTCACCCAGGCTGAGGGCGccgccttggcaggcaggttcgggTGCCTGTTTTTCGAGGTCTCTGCCTGCCTGGACTTTGAGCACGTGCAGCATGTCTTCCACGAGGCGGTACGGGAGGCGCGGCGGGAGCTGGAGAAGAACTCCCTGGCCAGGCCTCTCTTCATCTCGGAGGAGAGAGCTGTGCATCACCAGGCCCCACTCACGGCCCGCCACGGGCTGGCCAGCTGCACCTTCAACACACTTTCTACCGCCAGCCTGAAGGAGATGCCTGCTGTGGCACAGGCCAAGCTGGTCACTGTGAAGTCATCCCGGGCTCAGAGCAAGCGCAAGGCACCCACCCTGACGCTACTGAAGGGCTTCAAGATCTTCTGA